AGTACATCAGAATCAGATTTAATTTTTTCAGCTGATTTTTGGATACGGGAGAACTCTTCTTTGTCATAATTTACAGGTAAATCAATCCACCCTAAAAAGTCACTTCCTGCTCCACTACCGTTATGTAAAGCCTCATGTGCAGCTGTTACTGCATCTTGCATATAGTCGATTTCGTGTTGTGATACAAAACTTGATGCCTTTGAATAATCAAATGATAACGTTTTAGTCATCAGTTCATCTCCTCCATTTTTAGAAACACTAAGTTTTTGGTGAAAACTTAATGCTTTTCTTATATTCGTTATTAACAAATTAAAGAAGTTTAAAGTGTAAACGAATTACTATCATCTTTCACTTTATTAAAACCGAAACCAATAATCAAGCATTCAAGACAATGTAAACGCATTCAATTGTGACATTTTTATTACCTTCATTTTTTGTAGAAAGATGGTGATTATACCTCAACATATGGATTGGTTACTTACTCGTTTTTTCACTTCGCAAGAGCATTAATTTATTACTTCCCTCCATTTTGCAAAAAAAAGCCCTTGAATTGGTGTTAACCAAGTCAAAGGCCATTTTATTCCTTATAATGATGCCTTTAGAATGGAAAGAACATCCTCTTTTTTTAACTTATTAAAGTTTCCGAATTCCCCATTTGCCATCGCTTTATCTGCCATTGTGTCTAATTGACTGTCATCAATATCGTAATCAGCGAGACGGCTCGGGGCACCTAAGCTAGACCAGAACTGTTCAAGACGCTGAATCCCTTCTTCTGCTACTTCCTGATTTGACTTACCTTCAGGCTCAACTCCCCAAACACGAGTAGCTAAGTTAACGAGCTTACGTTCACCTAATTCTTTATGGTGACGCATCCACTGCGGGAAGAGAATCGCTAAGCCACCTGCGTGTGGAATATCATACACCGCAGACACCGCATGCTCAATGTTATGAGAAGCCCAATCTCCTCTTGTTCCCATTTGTAATGTTCCGTTTAAAGCAATCGTTCCAGAGTAAAGAATCGTTTCACGAAGCTCTATATCTTCTAAGTTTTCCATTAGTTTCGGACCTGCTTCAATCACTGTTTTTAATACTGCTTCACACATGTGCTCTTGAAGTGGTGTGTTCGTTTGTTGGTGGAAATATTGTTCGAAAACGTGAGACATCATATCGACGACGCCATAAGCCGTATGATCTTTCGGTACGGTTACTGTATTTTTCGGATCCAAGATAGAGAATTTAGGAAAAACATGTGGGCTTCCCCATCCATACTTCTCGTGCGTTTCCCAATTTGTAATAACAGATCCTGCGTTCATTTCTGAACCTGTCGCTGCTAATGTTAAAATCGTTCCAAATGGAAGAGCCTCTTTAGGGATTGCCTTCTTCGTTACTAAATCCCATGCATCACCATCGAATGTTGCACCTGCTGCAATTGCCTTCGTGCAATCAATCACGCTACCTCCACCAACTGCAAGAAGTACATCAATTTCTTCTGTTTTACAAATGTCTACTCCTTTATGTACGGTTGAAAGGCGAGGATTTGGTTCTACACCAGGTAATTCACTTACTTGAAACCCACCATCATTCAGTAACTGTATGACTTCTTCATAAAGCCCGTTTCTTTTAATACTGCCTCCACCATAAACAAGAAGCACCTTTTTTCCGTAAGGTTTTAACTGTTCAACTAATTGCTCTTTCACTTGTCCTTGACCAAAAATCAGTCGTGTTGGATTTTGATAAATAAAGTTATCCATAAATAGAACTCCCCCTTGTCATTTTTTCTTCTTCATTAGTATTATCTCGCAGACGTTCAAGAAAAATCAAAAGTTAGGCACAAACAATCACAATGAAACCACTTTTTAAGCACCACAATCATTACCAATTAATACCAGGTTCCAGGCACCTGGTATTAATTGGTAATACAAACCAGGATCTTTGCATTTATTCGTTGATAAAAAAGTTTTTTCTAAAACATGCATAAAGATTGCATAGAAATATCATTCTAAAATCAGGAGCTTGTTTTTGCTTCTGTATTATGATTTTACCCCTTATAAGGAGGTGAGGAGTGCATGAGCGGTATACAACGAACAGCCCTTGTACTTGCGATTATCGGAGCGGTAAACTGGGGATTGATTGGTTTCTTCCGTTTTGATCTTGTCGCTGCGATTTTCGGTGGTCAAGCTGCTGGATTTTCCCGCTTCATCTATGCCCTTGTAGGATTGGCAGGGTTATATTGTATCTCCATCTTATTTAAACCAGATGAAGAACTAGAGAGAAGTCCAGAACCACAGAGGTAAGATGATGTTGTAATCACTCTTTCAGTTTAGATGAAACCATTCGAATGCTTCCATTCGAACTGAAAAAAAGAAAGAGGTAGCTCACATACGAGCTGCCTCTTTGTCGTTTCAGTATTTGGACTGAAGTCGCTTATTTTTTGATGCGTTTGTTAAGATCTTGTTGGATCTCGTTAGACTGTTTTAACCAACCTTTTAATTTCTCTTCAAGTGTGTTAAAACCTTGAGCTTGTTGTTGCTCTTGGCGTTTGCCACCGCCACCGCCACCTTGACGCTTTGGACGATCTTGACGTGGTTTGCGCTCTTCGCTTTCAGGCTTTGGCTGTGTCTCACGAATCGAAAGTGAAATTTTTCCTGACTCTTCATCTACAGAAAGAACCTTCACTTTCACTTCATCACCAACAGAAAGATGTTCATTAATATCCTTCACGAAACCGTGAGCGATATGAGAAATATGAACAAGACCTTGCTTATTATTGTCTAACGCAACAAATGCACCAAACGGCTTAATACCAGTCACTTTACCTTCAACGACACTACCTACTTCATATTGACTTGACATGAAAACAACTCCTAAATATTTTTTAACTCGTCTATTATATCATATGTTTGTCACTGTGACAAAAACCACTTATATTTTATCCAATTCTATCTTACAGATATTCATTACGTGTTTCTCCACCTTTTGATCAAACACCGTTGACATTGATAATGCAACGCTTTATAGTAGTGAATTACATATAAAAATCATTCATTTAAGGAGGGAAAAATTTTGGGACAAAAACAACAAGAACAATGGACATCCAAGCTCGGCTTTATATTGGCTGCAGCTGGCTCAGCTATTGGCTTAGGTGCAATATGGAAACTTCCATATGTCGCAGGAACCAGTGGTGGCGGTGCTTTCTTTCTAATATTTTTATTATTTACAATCTTCTTAGGCCTACCACTGTTACTCGCTGAGTTTACAATTGGTCGTCATACACAAAAAGAAGCAGTTTCTGCTTACCGAACAATTGCTCCAGGAAGCTTTTGGCACTGGATCGGAAAATTAGGGGTAGGTACGTCATTTCTTTTGCTTTCTTTTTATAGTGTTGTCGGTGGATGGATCGTTATTTATTTAGCTCGTTCCTTTACCCAAGGGGTTCAAGGACTAGAAGTTAATCAATTTGGGCAAATGTTTGAAGAAACGATAAGTAACCCTTTTTTAGTCGTCTTTGCACATTTCATTTTCCTTCTCATGACAATCCTTGTCGTTCAAGGTGGTGTTCAAAAGGGGATTGAACGTTTTTCTAAAATCATGATGCCGGCCTTATTTATTTTATTTTTAATTATTGTGATTCGGTCTGTCACATTAGAAGGAGCTAGTGAAGGAATTCAGTTCTTCCTCATGCCCGACTTTTCTTCAATTACTGGAGAAACAATTCTTTTCGCACTCGGTCAAGCATTTTTCGCACTTAGTCTTGGGGTCTCCATTATGGTCACATATAGCTCCTATTTAAAATCTGGAGAAAGCTTACCGAAATCTGCGGTTTCAATCGTAAGTTTAACGATTTTTATTTCTTTGTTAGCAGGATTAGCGATTTTTCCAGCCGTCTTCTCCTTTGGATTAGAACCTGCTGAAGGTCCACCGCTTATTTTTATCGTGTTACCAGCTGTATTTAGTAGTATTCCACTAGGAAATATCTTTTTCATTTTATTTATGTCGTTATTACTGTTTGCAACATTAACATCCGCCTTTTCACTGTTAGAGATGGTTGTTGCATCGATTACGAAAAATGATGCAGCGAAACGAAAAAAAGCGACATGGGTAGCTGGTATTCTTATTTTTATTATGGGGATTCCATCAGCGCTATCCTTCGGTGTTATGAGTGGTGTAAGCTTTTTCGGTCATTCATTTTTTGATCTAATGGACTTTCTCGTCAGTAATGTCATGCTTCCACTAGGCGCACTACTTATTGCAATTTTCACACCGCTAAAGTTAAAAAAAGATGCGCTTTATGAAGAAATGAGAAGGGGTTCATCATTAAAGCGAGTCATGTTTGATATTTGGTACATTCTTATAAAATATGTGACTCCTATTGCGATTATCATCGTATTCTTACACGTTCTTGGAGCATTCGATTTGTTTTAA
The Bacillus shivajii DNA segment above includes these coding regions:
- a CDS encoding iron-containing alcohol dehydrogenase, with the protein product MDNFIYQNPTRLIFGQGQVKEQLVEQLKPYGKKVLLVYGGGSIKRNGLYEEVIQLLNDGGFQVSELPGVEPNPRLSTVHKGVDICKTEEIDVLLAVGGGSVIDCTKAIAAGATFDGDAWDLVTKKAIPKEALPFGTILTLAATGSEMNAGSVITNWETHEKYGWGSPHVFPKFSILDPKNTVTVPKDHTAYGVVDMMSHVFEQYFHQQTNTPLQEHMCEAVLKTVIEAGPKLMENLEDIELRETILYSGTIALNGTLQMGTRGDWASHNIEHAVSAVYDIPHAGGLAILFPQWMRHHKELGERKLVNLATRVWGVEPEGKSNQEVAEEGIQRLEQFWSSLGAPSRLADYDIDDSQLDTMADKAMANGEFGNFNKLKKEDVLSILKASL
- a CDS encoding DUF378 domain-containing protein → MSGIQRTALVLAIIGAVNWGLIGFFRFDLVAAIFGGQAAGFSRFIYALVGLAGLYCISILFKPDEELERSPEPQR
- the yugI gene encoding S1 domain-containing post-transcriptional regulator GSP13 is translated as MSSQYEVGSVVEGKVTGIKPFGAFVALDNNKQGLVHISHIAHGFVKDINEHLSVGDEVKVKVLSVDEESGKISLSIRETQPKPESEERKPRQDRPKRQGGGGGGKRQEQQQAQGFNTLEEKLKGWLKQSNEIQQDLNKRIKK
- a CDS encoding sodium-dependent transporter; amino-acid sequence: MGQKQQEQWTSKLGFILAAAGSAIGLGAIWKLPYVAGTSGGGAFFLIFLLFTIFLGLPLLLAEFTIGRHTQKEAVSAYRTIAPGSFWHWIGKLGVGTSFLLLSFYSVVGGWIVIYLARSFTQGVQGLEVNQFGQMFEETISNPFLVVFAHFIFLLMTILVVQGGVQKGIERFSKIMMPALFILFLIIVIRSVTLEGASEGIQFFLMPDFSSITGETILFALGQAFFALSLGVSIMVTYSSYLKSGESLPKSAVSIVSLTIFISLLAGLAIFPAVFSFGLEPAEGPPLIFIVLPAVFSSIPLGNIFFILFMSLLLFATLTSAFSLLEMVVASITKNDAAKRKKATWVAGILIFIMGIPSALSFGVMSGVSFFGHSFFDLMDFLVSNVMLPLGALLIAIFTPLKLKKDALYEEMRRGSSLKRVMFDIWYILIKYVTPIAIIIVFLHVLGAFDLF